Proteins found in one Pyxidicoccus trucidator genomic segment:
- the efp gene encoding elongation factor P, whose translation MAGFIDTSEFRNGLKIEIDGEPFVIEYFQHVKPGKGSAFVRTKIRSLLSGRMLEPTLKSGDKVGLPDIEEKDMQYLYVQGDEYYFMDTRNYEQTFLNEKVLGEAKNFLKENINVSVLYWNGKAISVNLPNSVDLKVIKCDPGVRGDTVSGALKPATMETGFTVNVPLFINEGDVLKIDTREGGKYLTRVATGG comes from the coding sequence ATGGCCGGGTTCATCGATACGTCCGAGTTCCGCAATGGTCTGAAGATCGAAATCGACGGTGAGCCGTTCGTAATCGAGTACTTCCAGCACGTGAAGCCCGGCAAGGGCTCCGCCTTCGTGCGCACGAAGATTCGCAGCCTCCTGTCCGGGCGCATGCTGGAGCCCACCCTCAAGTCCGGCGACAAGGTGGGCCTCCCGGACATCGAGGAGAAGGACATGCAGTACCTGTATGTCCAGGGCGATGAGTACTACTTCATGGACACCCGCAACTACGAGCAGACCTTCCTCAATGAGAAGGTGCTCGGAGAGGCGAAGAACTTCCTGAAGGAGAACATCAACGTCTCGGTGCTCTACTGGAACGGCAAGGCCATCTCCGTGAACCTGCCCAACTCGGTGGACCTGAAGGTCATCAAGTGCGACCCGGGCGTGCGTGGCGACACCGTGTCCGGCGCGCTCAAGCCCGCCACCATGGAGACGGGCTTCACCGTCAACGTCCCGCTCTTCATCAACGAGGGCGACGTGCTCAAGATCGACACGCGTGAAGGTGGCAAGTACCTGACGCGCGTGGCCACCGGCGGGTAG
- the accB gene encoding acetyl-CoA carboxylase biotin carboxyl carrier protein, protein MATKRKTTRASEPAGTQAASGGARDAGNTSLDVDALRQIVEILEASDVTRLVWKRGEEKLFIRRGHAPETTIVHHAAPAPVSTGPGVEYTTPSAGPRVAAPAPAAAAPAPAVEKPGHQVTSPFVGTFYRTPAPDQPAFVDVGSVVKKGQVLCIIEAMKLMNEIESEVSGRVAEILVENGRPVEFGQALFRIEPA, encoded by the coding sequence ATGGCAACGAAGCGCAAGACGACCCGGGCGTCCGAGCCCGCGGGCACGCAGGCCGCCTCCGGTGGCGCGCGCGACGCGGGCAACACGTCCCTGGACGTGGATGCCCTGCGGCAGATTGTGGAAATCCTCGAGGCCTCGGACGTGACGAGGCTGGTGTGGAAGCGCGGTGAGGAGAAGCTCTTCATCCGCCGCGGCCATGCCCCGGAGACCACCATCGTCCACCATGCCGCGCCGGCTCCCGTGTCCACGGGCCCGGGCGTGGAGTACACCACCCCCTCCGCCGGCCCCAGGGTCGCCGCTCCGGCTCCCGCCGCGGCCGCCCCGGCCCCTGCCGTGGAGAAGCCCGGCCACCAGGTGACGAGCCCCTTCGTGGGCACGTTCTACCGGACGCCGGCGCCGGACCAGCCCGCCTTCGTGGACGTGGGCTCGGTGGTGAAGAAGGGCCAGGTGCTCTGCATCATCGAAGCGATGAAGCTGATGAACGAAATCGAGTCCGAGGTGTCCGGCCGCGTGGCGGAGATCCTCGTGGAGAATGGCCGCCCGGTGGAGTTCGGCCAGGCGCTGTTCCGCATCGAGCCGGCCTGA
- the pilQ gene encoding type IV pilus secretin PilQ, which produces MLEQSAVTRGKWMLAAAWAVVLVGARVEGAELNTLRDLDVSRTGSGAQVVVTGTRPPTFTVFRLSGPERLVVDLSSADATSIKGHHDGSGPVAGVVASQFSDERASVGRVLLALDKASQYDVRADGNRVVISVDGAAQPAATPTAPVEAKRAEPEAVKATVAVAAKPAEVVKPIETPKPVEPAAVVVAEAPRAPEKSAPAKPALPENVVAAEADEREVAQPAQRITGLTFADDTLRIRADGDIARYEVLELADPPRLAVDLYGVGLSARAPRVSGGALKDVRVGAHSDKVRLVLDVRGQMPAYRVDRASRGLEVVLGGAVARKAAPAREPSEMVATVAEVEPLRPTPEPTAAPATVASLVDVKDLSFEESGAGGRVVLKLSGTAAWKVDRPDPRSAVLTLDNARLPKKLERSLDTSALETPVKMVSAFSVPGEGRKVRVVVAADGAIEEKVTQNGGTLSWRLDVQGVKTDQVAVAQRTAGFTAEAPAYAAEGAPQQARYRGKRVSFEFKDIDIQNLLRVIAEISKRNVVLADDVGGKVTIRLRNVPWDQALDLILRTKQLGKEEFGNIIRIAPLKTLEEEARLRQERKKSLQQQEDLLVNLIPVNYAVAADMSARVKDVLSERGSVTVDGRTNVLIVKDVRSNTEKARALVRSLDTQTPQVLIESRIVEANTTFSRQLGVQWGGSALAAAATGNSTGLIFPNNVGAFGGSPGGAAGLPDNPNFAVNLPASVGEGSGGALGFVFGSAGGALQLNLRLSAAENEGTVKTISAPKVTTLDNNTARISQGVSIPFSQTSAQGVNTTFIEARLSLEVTPHITQDGSVLMTINASNNQPDPASTGANGQPAIQRKEANTQVLVKDGDTTVIGGIYVRRGSTATARVPFLSSIPVLGLLFKNHTERDDRQELLIFITPRILNRQTIAQSL; this is translated from the coding sequence ATGCTCGAGCAGAGCGCTGTGACGAGGGGCAAGTGGATGTTGGCGGCCGCGTGGGCCGTCGTTCTGGTGGGCGCCAGGGTTGAGGGCGCCGAACTCAATACGCTGCGCGACCTGGATGTGTCGCGCACGGGTTCCGGGGCCCAGGTCGTGGTCACCGGCACCCGTCCGCCCACCTTCACCGTGTTCCGCCTGAGCGGACCGGAGCGGCTGGTGGTGGACCTCTCGTCGGCGGACGCGACGAGCATCAAGGGCCACCATGACGGCTCCGGCCCCGTGGCGGGCGTGGTCGCCTCGCAGTTCTCGGACGAGCGCGCGAGCGTCGGCCGCGTGCTGCTCGCGCTGGACAAGGCGTCCCAGTACGACGTCCGCGCGGATGGCAACCGGGTGGTCATCTCCGTGGATGGCGCCGCTCAGCCCGCGGCCACTCCCACGGCCCCCGTCGAGGCGAAGCGCGCCGAGCCCGAGGCCGTCAAGGCCACCGTGGCCGTCGCGGCGAAGCCCGCCGAGGTCGTGAAGCCCATTGAGACGCCGAAGCCGGTCGAGCCCGCCGCCGTGGTGGTGGCCGAGGCCCCCCGCGCTCCCGAGAAGTCCGCGCCCGCGAAGCCGGCCCTGCCGGAGAACGTGGTGGCCGCGGAGGCCGACGAGCGCGAGGTGGCGCAGCCGGCCCAGCGCATCACCGGCCTGACCTTCGCCGACGACACCCTGCGCATCCGCGCGGACGGCGACATCGCCCGCTACGAGGTGCTGGAGCTGGCGGACCCGCCGCGGCTGGCGGTGGACCTGTACGGCGTGGGCCTGTCGGCCCGGGCGCCGCGCGTGAGCGGCGGCGCGCTGAAGGACGTGCGCGTGGGTGCCCACTCGGACAAGGTGCGCCTGGTGCTGGACGTGCGGGGGCAGATGCCGGCCTACCGCGTGGACCGGGCCTCGCGTGGCCTCGAGGTGGTGCTCGGCGGCGCGGTGGCCCGCAAGGCGGCGCCCGCGCGGGAGCCGTCCGAGATGGTGGCCACGGTGGCCGAGGTCGAGCCCCTGCGCCCGACGCCCGAGCCGACCGCGGCGCCCGCGACGGTGGCCTCGCTGGTGGACGTGAAGGACCTGAGCTTCGAGGAGAGCGGGGCGGGTGGCCGCGTGGTGCTGAAGCTGTCCGGTACGGCGGCGTGGAAGGTGGACCGGCCGGACCCGCGCAGCGCGGTGCTGACGCTGGACAACGCGCGCCTGCCGAAGAAGCTGGAGCGCAGCCTGGACACCAGCGCGCTCGAGACGCCGGTGAAGATGGTCAGCGCCTTCAGCGTGCCGGGTGAGGGCCGCAAGGTGCGCGTGGTGGTGGCCGCCGATGGCGCCATCGAGGAGAAGGTGACGCAGAACGGCGGCACGCTGTCCTGGCGCCTGGACGTGCAGGGCGTGAAGACGGACCAGGTGGCCGTGGCACAGCGCACCGCTGGCTTCACCGCCGAGGCGCCCGCCTACGCCGCCGAGGGCGCGCCGCAGCAGGCCCGCTACCGGGGCAAGCGCGTCTCCTTCGAGTTCAAGGACATCGACATCCAGAACCTGCTGCGCGTCATCGCGGAGATCTCCAAGCGCAACGTCGTCCTCGCGGACGATGTGGGCGGCAAGGTCACCATCCGCCTGCGCAACGTGCCCTGGGACCAGGCGCTGGACCTCATCCTGCGCACCAAGCAGCTGGGCAAGGAGGAGTTCGGCAACATCATCCGAATCGCTCCGCTCAAGACGCTGGAAGAGGAGGCGCGGCTGCGCCAGGAGCGCAAGAAGTCGCTCCAGCAGCAGGAGGATCTGCTGGTCAACCTCATCCCGGTGAACTACGCGGTGGCCGCGGACATGTCCGCGCGTGTGAAGGATGTGCTCAGCGAGCGCGGCTCGGTGACGGTGGACGGCCGCACCAATGTCCTCATCGTCAAGGACGTCCGCTCCAACACGGAGAAGGCGCGCGCGCTGGTGCGCAGCCTGGACACGCAGACGCCGCAGGTGCTCATCGAGAGCCGCATCGTGGAGGCCAACACCACCTTCAGCCGCCAGCTGGGCGTGCAGTGGGGCGGCTCGGCACTCGCGGCCGCCGCCACCGGCAACTCCACCGGCCTCATCTTCCCCAACAACGTGGGCGCCTTCGGTGGCTCGCCGGGTGGTGCCGCGGGCCTCCCGGACAACCCGAACTTCGCGGTCAACCTGCCGGCCTCGGTGGGTGAGGGCTCCGGCGGCGCGCTGGGCTTCGTGTTCGGCTCGGCGGGCGGTGCGCTGCAGCTCAACCTGCGCCTGTCCGCGGCGGAGAACGAGGGCACGGTGAAGACCATCTCCGCTCCCAAGGTGACGACGCTGGACAACAACACCGCGCGCATCAGCCAGGGCGTGTCCATTCCCTTCAGCCAGACCTCAGCGCAGGGTGTGAACACCACCTTCATTGAGGCCCGACTGTCGCTGGAAGTGACGCCTCACATCACCCAGGACGGCAGCGTCCTGATGACCATCAACGCCTCCAACAACCAGCCGGACCCGGCCAGCACGGGCGCGAACGGGCAGCCCGCCATCCAGCGCAAGGAGGCCAACACCCAGGTGCTGGTGAAGGACGGCGACACCACCGTCATCGGCGGCATCTATGTGCGCCGAGGCAGCACCGCCACCGCCAGGGTGCCCTTCCTTTCGAGCATCCCGGTGCTGGGCCTGCTGTTCAAGAACCACACGGAGCGAGATGACCGGCAGGAGCTGCTCATCTTCATCACGCCCCGCATCCTCAACCGGCAGACCATCGCGCAGAGCCTTTAA
- a CDS encoding sigma-54-dependent transcriptional regulator gives MSLFRTILVADDEPSIRHILTLVLTDHGYDVRAVADGDEALRELAARDYDVLVSDVRMPKKDGLTLLREALAAHPGLTAVVMSAYGSQEQALEAVSAGAFDYVQKPFKPEEIVFVLRKAEERERLVRENRRLKEASLPSAPDGHILGGSAALQAVLKQVARLAPVDTTVLISGESGTGKELIARELHSRSRRAAMAFVAVNCGAIASGLIESELFGHAKGAFTDARTAKRGLFAEADGGTLFLDEVGELPLPAQVKLLRVLQEGTIRPVGENREETVDVRVVAATLRDLAKLVEKGEFREDLYYRLNVVNVRMPPLRERREDVPLLARTFISRFNRELNREPPVEGLSPEAEALLCAYAWPGNVRELENAMERAVLLADTPLILPSNLPDRLWAASPPGPTGTAQGGTGGVLQDVSDLSLKRAIREMEESYIRAALRRTKGNRTRASELLDISHRALLYKIKEYGIDPDAEAERG, from the coding sequence ATGTCCCTCTTCCGCACCATCCTCGTCGCCGACGACGAGCCCTCCATCCGCCACATCCTCACGCTGGTCCTCACCGACCATGGCTATGACGTGCGCGCGGTGGCGGACGGCGACGAGGCCCTGCGTGAGCTGGCCGCGCGCGACTACGACGTGCTCGTGTCCGACGTGCGCATGCCGAAGAAGGACGGCCTCACCCTGCTGCGCGAGGCGCTGGCCGCCCACCCCGGCCTCACCGCGGTGGTGATGAGCGCCTACGGCTCGCAGGAGCAGGCGCTGGAGGCCGTGTCCGCCGGCGCCTTCGACTACGTCCAGAAGCCCTTCAAGCCGGAGGAAATCGTCTTCGTCCTCCGCAAGGCCGAGGAGCGCGAGCGGCTGGTGCGGGAGAACCGCCGGCTCAAGGAAGCCAGCCTCCCCTCCGCGCCGGACGGGCACATCCTCGGTGGGAGCGCCGCGCTGCAGGCGGTGCTCAAGCAGGTGGCGCGCCTGGCCCCGGTGGACACCACCGTGCTCATCAGCGGCGAGAGCGGCACCGGCAAGGAGCTCATCGCCCGCGAGCTGCACTCGCGCAGCCGCCGCGCCGCCATGGCCTTCGTGGCCGTCAACTGCGGCGCCATCGCCTCCGGCCTCATCGAGAGCGAGCTGTTCGGCCACGCCAAGGGCGCCTTCACCGACGCGCGCACCGCCAAGCGCGGCCTCTTCGCCGAGGCCGATGGCGGCACCCTCTTCCTGGACGAGGTGGGGGAGCTGCCGCTGCCCGCCCAGGTGAAGCTCCTGCGCGTGCTCCAGGAGGGGACCATCCGACCGGTGGGGGAGAACCGGGAGGAGACGGTGGACGTGCGCGTCGTCGCCGCCACGCTGCGGGATTTGGCGAAGCTGGTGGAGAAGGGCGAGTTCCGCGAAGACCTCTACTACCGCCTCAACGTCGTGAATGTCCGGATGCCGCCCCTGCGCGAGCGCCGTGAGGACGTGCCGCTGCTGGCGCGGACCTTCATCTCCCGCTTCAACCGCGAGCTGAACCGGGAGCCGCCCGTGGAGGGGCTCTCCCCGGAAGCCGAGGCCCTCCTGTGCGCCTACGCCTGGCCCGGGAACGTGCGCGAACTCGAGAACGCCATGGAGCGCGCGGTGTTGCTGGCCGACACCCCCCTCATCCTTCCGTCCAACCTGCCCGACAGGCTGTGGGCCGCGTCCCCACCCGGACCCACGGGCACGGCGCAAGGCGGCACCGGTGGGGTGCTACAGGATGTGTCGGACCTGTCGCTCAAGCGCGCCATCCGGGAGATGGAGGAGTCCTACATCCGCGCGGCCCTGCGCCGGACGAAGGGCAACCGCACCCGGGCCTCGGAGCTCCTGGACATCAGTCACCGCGCGCTGCTGTACAAGATCAAGGAGTACGGCATCGACCCGGACGCGGAGGCGGAGCGGGGCTGA
- a CDS encoding type 4a pilus biogenesis protein PilO, with amino-acid sequence MDKYLDQFAKAPPATKFGGLGIAIILMTVANYFLLIDPTETSIKGAMSQRRTLDLELAEKSEIAQNLNDRRREMDVLEQKLAEALTELPEKKDIEELLAQINDIGKKSGLEISSVTPEREFVGGGEFFARIPLKMTVSGNYHEIALFLQEMANMRRIVNVNNIKLDAPALKNEKVVLQSSFLATTFRFVEPPKNETPKN; translated from the coding sequence ATGGACAAGTACCTGGATCAGTTCGCCAAGGCGCCCCCGGCCACGAAGTTCGGCGGCCTGGGCATCGCCATCATCCTGATGACCGTCGCCAACTACTTCCTCCTCATCGACCCCACCGAGACCTCCATCAAGGGCGCGATGTCGCAGCGCCGCACGTTGGACCTGGAGCTGGCGGAGAAGAGTGAGATTGCCCAGAACCTCAACGACCGCCGCCGCGAGATGGACGTGCTGGAGCAGAAGCTCGCCGAGGCGCTGACGGAGCTGCCCGAGAAGAAGGACATCGAGGAGCTGCTCGCGCAGATCAACGACATCGGCAAGAAGAGCGGGCTGGAGATCTCCAGCGTGACGCCGGAGCGCGAGTTCGTGGGCGGCGGCGAGTTCTTCGCCCGCATCCCCCTGAAGATGACGGTCAGCGGCAACTATCATGAAATCGCCCTGTTCCTGCAGGAGATGGCGAACATGCGCCGCATCGTCAACGTCAACAACATCAAGCTCGATGCGCCCGCCCTGAAGAACGAGAAGGTCGTCCTGCAGAGCAGCTTCCTGGCGACGACGTTCCGCTTCGTCGAGCCGCCCAAGAACGAAACTCCGAAGAACTAG
- the pilM gene encoding type IV pilus assembly protein PilM yields MAKGKLALGLDIGSTSIKMILLKEQRKRGEVGFALQSFGMKPLPPEAIVDGALMNSTAIVQAVQELMSELKVKGKDVAIGVSGHSVIIKKIQMPRMSQDELEESIQWEAEQYIPFDVKDVNIDTQILDGGGNDATGQMDVLLVAAKKDMINDYTTVVSEAGLAPVVVDVDAFAVQNMFSVNYDLPEKETVVLINAGASVVNINIIANGVTVFTRDVTIGGNQFTEEIQKQLNVSYEEAEALKIGGNRADADAVVPQEVERVLSSVAEQVAGEIQRSLDFYAGTAADSNFSKVYLSGGTAKIPALFKTIEARTGVPVEILNPFRKIEVDNRKFDPAFIMDVAPMAAVAVGLALRRPGDKLA; encoded by the coding sequence ATGGCGAAGGGCAAACTGGCACTCGGCCTGGACATCGGATCGACGTCCATCAAGATGATTCTCCTCAAGGAGCAGCGCAAGCGTGGCGAGGTCGGCTTCGCGTTGCAGAGCTTCGGGATGAAGCCTCTGCCGCCCGAGGCCATCGTCGACGGCGCGCTGATGAACTCCACGGCCATCGTCCAGGCCGTTCAGGAGCTGATGTCCGAGCTCAAGGTGAAGGGCAAGGACGTCGCCATCGGCGTGTCCGGCCACTCGGTCATCATCAAGAAGATCCAGATGCCCCGCATGTCCCAGGACGAGCTCGAGGAGAGCATCCAGTGGGAAGCGGAGCAGTACATCCCGTTCGATGTGAAGGACGTGAACATCGACACGCAGATCCTCGACGGCGGCGGCAACGACGCCACCGGGCAGATGGACGTGCTGCTGGTGGCCGCCAAGAAGGACATGATCAACGACTACACCACCGTGGTCTCCGAGGCGGGCCTCGCGCCGGTGGTGGTGGACGTGGACGCCTTCGCCGTCCAGAACATGTTCTCCGTCAACTACGACCTCCCGGAGAAGGAGACCGTGGTGCTCATCAACGCGGGCGCCTCGGTGGTGAACATCAACATCATCGCCAACGGCGTGACGGTGTTCACCCGCGACGTCACCATCGGTGGCAACCAGTTCACCGAGGAAATCCAGAAGCAGCTCAACGTCTCCTACGAGGAGGCCGAGGCCCTGAAGATTGGCGGCAACCGCGCGGACGCGGACGCCGTGGTGCCTCAGGAAGTCGAGCGCGTGCTCTCCAGCGTGGCCGAGCAGGTGGCCGGTGAAATCCAGCGCTCGCTGGACTTCTACGCGGGCACCGCCGCCGACTCCAACTTCAGCAAGGTCTACCTCTCGGGCGGCACGGCGAAGATTCCCGCGCTGTTCAAGACCATCGAAGCCCGCACGGGCGTGCCGGTGGAGATCCTCAACCCCTTCCGCAAGATCGAAGTGGACAACCGGAAGTTCGACCCCGCGTTCATCATGGACGTGGCTCCCATGGCGGCGGTGGCCGTGGGCCTGGCGCTGCGGCGCCCAGGCGACAAGCTGGCCTGA
- a CDS encoding pilus assembly protein PilP produces the protein MKTFKATMTTAVLALSLAACDEAPRPAPAAAKPVAAAAPAPAEAAPAAAETAVAPPPYVYTYNPVGKRDPFRSPVDELGPVVQSQASSCNEPLCAFDLDQLKLVAVVTGDANPIAMVEDPVGRGHIVRRNTRVGRQGGKVTQILRDSVTVTEVFSGNGEIIKNPVTLQLKPDDKQDPAYNMMTGKNYGE, from the coding sequence ATGAAGACGTTCAAGGCCACCATGACCACCGCGGTGCTGGCGCTGTCGCTGGCCGCTTGCGACGAGGCGCCCCGGCCGGCTCCGGCCGCGGCCAAGCCTGTTGCCGCGGCGGCTCCGGCTCCGGCCGAAGCGGCACCTGCCGCGGCGGAAACCGCCGTCGCGCCCCCACCGTACGTGTACACGTACAACCCGGTGGGCAAGCGCGACCCGTTCCGCAGCCCGGTCGACGAACTCGGGCCCGTGGTGCAGTCGCAGGCGTCCTCGTGCAACGAGCCGCTGTGCGCCTTCGACCTGGACCAGCTGAAGCTGGTGGCGGTCGTCACGGGTGATGCCAACCCGATTGCCATGGTCGAGGACCCGGTGGGTCGCGGCCACATCGTCCGGCGCAACACCCGGGTGGGGCGTCAGGGTGGCAAGGTGACGCAGATCCTCCGTGACTCGGTGACGGTGACCGAGGTCTTCTCGGGCAATGGCGAGATCATCAAGAATCCGGTGACTCTGCAGCTCAAGCCCGACGATAAGCAGGACCCCGCCTACAACATGATGACGGGCAAGAACTACGGGGAGTAG
- the accC gene encoding acetyl-CoA carboxylase biotin carboxylase subunit codes for MFKKVLIANRGEIALRVIRACRELGIATVAVHSTADANALHVRFADEAVCIGPPSSKESYLNIPQLLSAAEITRADAIHPGYGFLSENAEFAEVCENCKIRFIGPRPEMLRLMGNKVRARAAAREAGLPLLPGSPGTVKDPREAEQFAREIGFPVILKAAAGGGGKGMKIVREPSALAQAFSTAQAEAVASFSNGDLYIERYVEKPRHIEFQIVADEHGNIIHLNERECSVQRRHQKLIEESPSPALTPELRQKMGEVSVQAMRKLAYNNVGTIEYLLDERGEFYFMEMNTRIQVEHPVTELVTGIDLVREQIRMAYGHPLRFKQEDIQIRGHAIECRVNAEDPITFAPWPGKITGYSVPGGYGVRVDSAAYENYTVLPHYDSLLAKLIVHAEDRETAIRRMQRALGEYVIEGIRTNIPFHRAALAEESFQEGQYDTRFVERLLASETGTHRLKKAVEETP; via the coding sequence GTGTTCAAGAAGGTGCTGATCGCCAACCGCGGGGAGATTGCCCTGCGGGTCATCCGCGCCTGCCGCGAGCTGGGCATTGCCACCGTGGCGGTGCACTCCACGGCGGACGCCAACGCGCTGCACGTGCGCTTCGCCGACGAGGCGGTGTGCATCGGCCCTCCGTCGTCGAAGGAGAGCTACCTCAACATCCCGCAGCTGCTCTCCGCGGCCGAAATCACCCGGGCGGACGCCATCCACCCGGGCTACGGCTTCCTGTCGGAGAACGCCGAGTTCGCGGAGGTGTGCGAGAACTGCAAGATTCGCTTCATCGGCCCCCGGCCGGAGATGCTCCGGCTGATGGGCAACAAGGTTCGCGCCCGCGCGGCGGCGCGTGAGGCGGGCCTGCCGCTGTTGCCCGGCAGCCCCGGCACGGTGAAGGACCCGCGCGAGGCCGAGCAATTCGCCCGGGAGATTGGCTTCCCCGTCATCCTCAAGGCGGCCGCCGGTGGCGGCGGCAAGGGGATGAAGATCGTCCGCGAGCCGAGCGCGCTGGCCCAGGCGTTCTCCACCGCGCAGGCGGAGGCCGTGGCGTCCTTCTCCAACGGCGACCTCTACATCGAGCGGTACGTGGAGAAGCCGCGCCACATCGAGTTCCAGATTGTGGCGGACGAGCACGGCAACATCATCCACCTCAACGAGCGCGAGTGCTCGGTGCAGCGCCGGCACCAGAAGCTCATCGAGGAGAGCCCGTCCCCCGCGCTCACGCCGGAATTGCGCCAGAAGATGGGCGAGGTGTCCGTGCAGGCGATGCGCAAGCTCGCCTACAACAACGTGGGCACCATCGAGTACCTCCTGGACGAGCGCGGCGAGTTCTACTTCATGGAGATGAACACGCGCATCCAGGTGGAGCACCCGGTGACGGAGCTCGTCACGGGTATCGACCTGGTGCGCGAGCAGATCCGCATGGCCTACGGCCACCCCCTGCGCTTCAAGCAGGAGGACATCCAGATTCGCGGCCACGCCATCGAGTGCCGCGTCAACGCCGAGGACCCGATTACCTTCGCGCCCTGGCCGGGGAAGATTACCGGCTACAGCGTGCCGGGCGGCTACGGCGTGCGCGTGGACTCGGCGGCCTACGAGAACTACACGGTGCTGCCGCACTACGACAGCCTGCTGGCCAAGCTCATCGTCCACGCGGAGGACCGTGAGACGGCCATCCGCCGCATGCAGCGCGCGCTGGGCGAGTACGTGATCGAGGGCATCCGCACCAACATCCCCTTCCACCGGGCCGCCCTCGCGGAGGAGTCCTTCCAGGAAGGCCAGTACGACACCCGCTTCGTGGAGCGCCTCCTCGCGAGCGAGACGGGCACCCACAGGCTGAAGAAGGCCGTCGAAGAGACGCCGTAG
- a CDS encoding PilN domain-containing protein: MMIRINLLPVRAVKKREMGRQVLVLFAVVLLGAAVGNYFWYADRDGELTRQRQGITQTRAKIAELEKVIGEVANINARKAEVEKKLAVLDSLRKGRNGPVRMLDALASAMPKKVWIKSFAETSNAVSIDGAAVSHDEVAEFMRGLNGVVWTPKGMGRLVDQRRDSKTSRVELLTAEATVEEFPVNEVIPFFTNIDLTNAVQARASQPGAQPMVDFKITLQSSYSI, encoded by the coding sequence ATGATGATTCGCATCAACCTGCTGCCCGTCAGGGCGGTGAAGAAGCGGGAGATGGGCCGGCAGGTGCTGGTCCTCTTCGCCGTGGTGTTGCTCGGCGCGGCTGTTGGCAACTACTTCTGGTACGCGGACCGCGACGGCGAACTGACCCGCCAGCGCCAGGGCATCACCCAGACCCGCGCGAAGATCGCCGAGCTGGAGAAGGTCATTGGCGAGGTGGCCAACATCAACGCCCGCAAGGCCGAGGTGGAGAAGAAGCTGGCGGTGCTGGACTCGCTGCGCAAGGGTCGCAACGGACCGGTGCGCATGCTGGACGCGCTCGCCTCCGCCATGCCGAAGAAGGTCTGGATCAAGAGCTTCGCGGAGACCAGCAACGCGGTGTCCATCGACGGCGCCGCCGTGAGCCACGACGAGGTCGCCGAGTTCATGCGCGGCCTCAACGGCGTGGTGTGGACGCCGAAGGGCATGGGCCGCCTGGTGGACCAGCGCCGCGACAGCAAGACGTCGCGCGTGGAGTTGCTCACCGCCGAGGCCACCGTCGAGGAGTTCCCGGTGAACGAGGTCATCCCCTTCTTCACCAACATCGACCTGACCAACGCGGTGCAGGCCCGGGCGTCACAGCCGGGCGCGCAACCCATGGTCGACTTCAAGATCACGCTGCAGTCGAGCTACTCCATCTGA
- a CDS encoding roadblock/LC7 domain-containing protein has translation MSFRTHLESVVNQVDGALACSVMGFDGISVDTFQKDDAAELDLGGAWVEYANLLTQLRNAAEVLKTGTVSEVSVNSEKVLTVMRLVSPEYFLVLALRADGNFGKGRYVLRVTAPKVRAEL, from the coding sequence ATGTCCTTCCGCACGCACCTCGAGTCGGTGGTCAACCAGGTGGACGGAGCCCTCGCCTGCAGCGTGATGGGCTTCGACGGCATCTCCGTCGACACCTTCCAGAAGGACGATGCGGCCGAGCTCGACCTGGGCGGCGCCTGGGTGGAATACGCCAACCTCCTCACCCAGCTCCGTAACGCCGCCGAGGTCCTCAAGACGGGCACGGTGAGTGAGGTCAGCGTCAACAGTGAGAAGGTGCTGACCGTGATGCGGCTGGTGTCGCCAGAGTACTTCCTGGTGCTAGCCCTGCGCGCGGACGGCAACTTCGGCAAGGGGCGCTATGTGCTCCGCGTAACGGCCCCCAAGGTGCGCGCCGAGCTGTAG